The DNA region GGGCGTGACACTCTCTATGGCGACCGTGGCGCGGATCTTGAAGGTCCCCCGGCCGCTCGCGTACGCGTCCTTGACGCCGCCCAGCCCCACGATCCTGCCGCCCGTCGGCAGGTCGGGACCCGGCACGAACCGCATCAGCGCCTCGAGGTCGGCGCCGGGGTGCCTGATGAGGTGGCGGGCCGCGGCGATCACCTCGCCGAGGTTGTGCGGGGGCATGTTCGTCGCCATACCGACGGCGATCCCGGACGCCCCGTTGACCAGGAGGTTCGGGTAGGCCGCCGGCAGGACGACCGGCTCCCGCTCCTGGCCGTCGTAGTTCGACTGGAAGTCGACGGTGTCCTCGTCGATCGACTCCGTCATCAGGGACGTGGCGTCCGCCATCCGGCACTCGGTGTACCGCATGGCGGCCGGCGGGTCGTCGTTGCCGAGCGAGCCGAAGTTGCCGTGCCCGTCGACGAGGGGCAGCCGCATGGAGAACGGCTGTGCCATACGGACCAGCGCGTCGTAGATCGACGCGTCACCGTGCGGGTGCAGCTTGCCCATCACGTCGCCGACGACCCGGGCGCACTTGACGTAGCCGCGGTCCGGACGCAGCCCCATCTCGTTCATCTGGGACACGATGCGGCGGTGGACGGGCTTCATGCCGTCGCGGGCGTCGGGCAGCGCCCTGGAGTAGATCACCGAGTACGCGTACTCGAGGAAGGAGCCCTGCATTTCGTCGACGACGTCGATGTCGAGGATCTTCTCCTCGAAGTCGTCCGGCGGCGGGGTTTTCGTGCTGCGGCGGGCCATCGCGGCTGCGACTCCTTCACAGATTCTGTCGGGCAACCTCAGGTTCTGACGCCGACCATTGTGGACCGCCCGACTGACAACGCCGACCTCGACCCGTCCGAAGAGCCCCGGGGACCCGTCGCGGAACCCCCTTCCCGGGGCATCCGCGACAACATTCACCGGCGGGAACTTCGCCAGGTACCCGTGCGCTTGCTTACAGTGGCAGGTCCGGCAGGAAATCCTGTACCGATCGAAGGGACGTACATGCCCATGGGTCACACGGCCACAGCCCAGGCCGGTTCCGGCGGTTTGACGGCGACCGAACACCGCCTGGCCAACGGCCTGCGCGTGGTGCTCTCGGAGGACCATCTGACCCCGGTCGCCGCGGTCTGCCTCTGGTACGACGTCGGCTCCCGCCACGAGGTCAAGGGCCGCACCGGTCTGGCTCACCTTTTCGAGCACCTGATGTTCCAGGGCTCCGGCCAGGTCAAGGGGAACGGGCACTTCGAGCTGGTGCAGGGCGCCGGCGGATCGCTCAACGGGACCACCAGCTTCGAGCGCACCAACTACTTCGAGACGATGCCCACGCACCAGCTGGAGCTGGCCCTGTGGCTCGAGGCCGACCGGATGGGCTCGCTGCTCGCCGCGCTCGACGAGGAGTCGATGGAGAACCAGCGCGACGTCGTCAAGAACGAGCGCCGCCAGCGGTACGACAACGTCCCCTACGGCACCGCGTTCGAGAAGCTCACCGCCATGGCCTATCCGGAGGGCCACCCGTACCACCACACACCGATCGGTTCGATGGCCGACCTGGACGCGGCGACGCTGGAGGACGCCCGTACGTTCTTCCGTACGTACTACGCGCCCAACAACGCGGTGCTCTCGGTCGTCGGAGACATCGACCCGGAGCGGACCCTGGCCTGGATCGAGAAGTACTTCGGCTCCATCCCGTCCCACGACGGCAAGCAGCCACCGCGTGACGGCACGCTCCCCGGCATCATCGGGGAGCAGCTGCGTGAGGTGGTCCAGGAGGAGGTCCCGGCGCGCGCGCTGATGGCCGCCTACCGGCTGCCGCACGACGGCACCCGCGCGTGCGACGCCGCCGACCTGGCGCTGACCGTGCTCGGCGGCGGCGAGTCGTCCCGGCTGCACAACCGCCTGGTCCGCCGCGACCGTACGGCGGTGGCCGCGGGCTTCGGGCTGCTCAGGCTCGCCGGAGCGCCCTCGCTGGGATGGCTGGACGTCAAGACGTCGGGTGGCGTCGAGGTACCGCGGATCGAGGCGGCCGTCGACGAGGAGCTGGCCCGCTTCGCCGCGGAAGGCCCCTCCCCGGAGGAAATGGAACGGGCCCAGGCCCAGTTGGAACGCGAGTGGCTCGACCGGCTCGGCACGGTCGCCGGCCGCGCCGACGAACTCTGCCGGTACGCGGTCCTGTTCGGTGACCCGCAGCTCGCCCTGACCGCCGTGGGGCGCGTGCTCGACGTGACCGCGGACGAGGTCCGGGAGGCCGCCAGGGCGCACCTGCGCCCCGACAACCGGGCGGTCCTGGTCTACGAGCCGGTCGAACCGGCCGACGAGGCCGACGAGTCCCGAGAGGCCGCCCCGGCGGCCGGCACCGACGCGCACGAGGGGGCGGACAAGTGACCGACGCCGCCGTGACGGGAGTAGCGATGGAATACCACCCGCAGCCGACCGCGGGCGAGGCCCGGCCCTGGGCGTTCCCGGCACCTGAGCGGGGAGCCCTGCCCAACGGCCTGACCGTGCTGCGCTGCCACCGGCCCGGGCAGCAGGTGGTCGCCGTGGAGATCTTCCTCCAGGCGCCGCTGGACGCCGAGCCCGAGGGGCTGGACGGCGTGGCCACGATCATGGCGCGGGCGCTGTCCGAGGGCACCGACAAGCACTCCGCCGAGGAGTTCGCCGCCGAGCTGGAGCGCTGCGGCGCCACGCTGGACGCGCACGCCGACCACCCCGGTATGCGGGTCTCGCTGGAGGTCCCGGTCTCCCGGCTGGCCAAGGCGCTCGGCCTCGTCGCCGAGGCGCTGCGGGCCCCGGCCTTCGCCGAGGACGAGATCGAACGCCTGGTGGGCAACCGGCTCGACGAGATCCCGCACGAGCAGGCCAACCCTGCCCGGCGCGCCGCGAAGCAGCTCTCCAAGGAGCTCTTCCCGGTCACCGCGCGGATGTCCCGGCCGCGCCAGGGCACCGAGGAGACGGTGCGACGGATCGACGCCCCCGCCGTACGGGCGTTCTACGACGCCCACGTCCGGCCGTCCACCGCCACCGCGGTGATCGTCGGTGACCTCACCGGGGTCGACCTGGACGCGTTGCTCGCCGACACCCTCGGCGACTGGTCGGGCAACACCGCCCCGGCCCGCCCCGTGCCGCCGATCACCGCGGACGACACGGGCCGGGTGGTCGTCGTGGACCGTCCCGGGGCCGTGCAGACCCAGCTGCTGATCGGCCGGATCGGCGCCGACCGGCACGACAGCGTCTGGCCCGCCCAGGTCCTCGGCACGTACTGCCTGGGCGGCACCCTCACCTCGCGGCTGGACCGTGTGCTGCGCGAGGAGAAGGGCTACACCTACGGCGTCCGGGCCTTCGGCCAGGTCCTGCGCTCGACGGAGCCGGGGACATCCTCCGGGACGGCCGGTGCCGCGATGCTCGCCATCAGCGGTTCCGTGGACACCGAGTCCACCGGGCCCGCGCTGGACGACCTGTGGAAGGTGCTGCGCACCCTGGCGGCGGAGGGGCTCACCGACGCGGAGCGCGAGACCGCCGTGCAGAACCTCGTGGGCGTCGCCCCGCTGAAGTTCGAGACGGCCGCCTCCGTCGCGGCGACCCTGGCCGATCAGGTGGAACAGCACCTTCCGGACGACTACCAGGCCCATCTGTACGCGCGTCTGGCGGAGACCGGCACGGTCGAGGCCACCGCCGCCGTGGTGAACGCGTTCCCGGTCGACCGGCTGGTGACCGTCCTGGTCGGGGACGCCTCCCGGATCGCGGAGCCCGTCAGGGCGCTGGGCATCGGCGAGGTGACGGTCGTCAGCGGCTGACGCCCCGGACGACTCCGGACCCCGGCGGGCAGGTACCCGCCGGGGTCCTTTTTGGCTGTTTCGGAACCAAATGGGCGTTTATATGCTGTGGGATGAGCGACAAAGCGGCTTGTCCGTTTGGTCATGGAAAGGTCTTATGTCTAGCGTCGGCCGGGCTGTCCGTCAGACCTGTGCCGCATCCGCGGTGCCGGGCAGCCATCGCCGAGTCCCCGTCGGGCGCGAGCCTGGGGAGCCGGGGACCCACGCAGTCCCCGGGGTGAATCGGACGCCTGGGCGGGTGTGCCCAGGTGCCCGTAGGAGACCTTCCTGCTCCGAACCCGTCAGCTAACCCGGTAGGCGAGAAGGAAGGAAAGGAACAGCCTCTCCATGGCGTTCACCCGTGCCACCGGGAAGCACCGTGCCCCGAGCCGTCTGACGCGCAGGAGCGCCCAGATCGCCGGCATCGCCGCCCTGGCCACCACCGGCGTCATCGGCGCCACCGCTTCCCCCGCCCTCGCCGCGGGCTCCGCCACTTCCCCCGTCGAGGCCGTCGGGCTGAGCCAGGTCGCCGCCATCGGCAACAGTCTCGCGGCCCAGATCGAGGCCCAGGCCGAGGCGCAGCGGCACCAGGCCGACCTCGCCGCGAGGGCGGCGGCCGAAGCCGAGGCGAAGGCCGAGGCCGAGGCGAAGGCGAAGCGCGAGGCCGAGGTGCGCGCCGAGGAGGGCCGCAAGGCCGAGGCGCGCGCCGCCCGCGCCGCCGAGCGTGCCCGGCTGAACTCCTTCCGCCTTCCGGTGGCCGGCTCCTACGTCACCACCGGCTACAGGTCCGGCGGCTCCCTCTGGTCCTCCGGCAGTCACTCGGGCGTGGACTTCCGCGCCGCGTCCGGCAGCTCCGTCGTCGCCGTGGGCACCGGCACGGTCGTCGAGGCGGGCTGGGGCGGCGCGTACGGCAACAACATCGTGCTCCGCATGACCGACGGCACGTACACCCAGTACGGGCACCTCTCCTCGATCGGCGTCCGTACCGGCCAGCACGTCGTCTCCGGCCAGCGGATCGGCCTGTCCGGTTCGACCGGCAACTCCACCGGGCCGCACCTGCACTTCGAGGCCCGTACGACCCCGCGGTACGGCTCGGACATGGACCCCGTCGCCTATCTCCGCGCCCACGGCGTCCGGGTCTGACCCCCGCCCGCACGGAAACGGAGAGGCCGCGGCTCCCGGAGAGGGGAGCCGCGGCCTCGCCGCGGAGAAAAGGACGCCGGAT from Streptomyces sp. NBC_01754 includes:
- a CDS encoding M16 family metallopeptidase, which codes for MEYHPQPTAGEARPWAFPAPERGALPNGLTVLRCHRPGQQVVAVEIFLQAPLDAEPEGLDGVATIMARALSEGTDKHSAEEFAAELERCGATLDAHADHPGMRVSLEVPVSRLAKALGLVAEALRAPAFAEDEIERLVGNRLDEIPHEQANPARRAAKQLSKELFPVTARMSRPRQGTEETVRRIDAPAVRAFYDAHVRPSTATAVIVGDLTGVDLDALLADTLGDWSGNTAPARPVPPITADDTGRVVVVDRPGAVQTQLLIGRIGADRHDSVWPAQVLGTYCLGGTLTSRLDRVLREEKGYTYGVRAFGQVLRSTEPGTSSGTAGAAMLAISGSVDTESTGPALDDLWKVLRTLAAEGLTDAERETAVQNLVGVAPLKFETAASVAATLADQVEQHLPDDYQAHLYARLAETGTVEATAAVVNAFPVDRLVTVLVGDASRIAEPVRALGIGEVTVVSG
- a CDS encoding M23 family metallopeptidase — protein: MAFTRATGKHRAPSRLTRRSAQIAGIAALATTGVIGATASPALAAGSATSPVEAVGLSQVAAIGNSLAAQIEAQAEAQRHQADLAARAAAEAEAKAEAEAKAKREAEVRAEEGRKAEARAARAAERARLNSFRLPVAGSYVTTGYRSGGSLWSSGSHSGVDFRAASGSSVVAVGTGTVVEAGWGGAYGNNIVLRMTDGTYTQYGHLSSIGVRTGQHVVSGQRIGLSGSTGNSTGPHLHFEARTTPRYGSDMDPVAYLRAHGVRV
- a CDS encoding M16 family metallopeptidase, with the translated sequence MPMGHTATAQAGSGGLTATEHRLANGLRVVLSEDHLTPVAAVCLWYDVGSRHEVKGRTGLAHLFEHLMFQGSGQVKGNGHFELVQGAGGSLNGTTSFERTNYFETMPTHQLELALWLEADRMGSLLAALDEESMENQRDVVKNERRQRYDNVPYGTAFEKLTAMAYPEGHPYHHTPIGSMADLDAATLEDARTFFRTYYAPNNAVLSVVGDIDPERTLAWIEKYFGSIPSHDGKQPPRDGTLPGIIGEQLREVVQEEVPARALMAAYRLPHDGTRACDAADLALTVLGGGESSRLHNRLVRRDRTAVAAGFGLLRLAGAPSLGWLDVKTSGGVEVPRIEAAVDEELARFAAEGPSPEEMERAQAQLEREWLDRLGTVAGRADELCRYAVLFGDPQLALTAVGRVLDVTADEVREAARAHLRPDNRAVLVYEPVEPADEADESREAAPAAGTDAHEGADK